Proteins co-encoded in one Acanthopagrus latus isolate v.2019 chromosome 10, fAcaLat1.1, whole genome shotgun sequence genomic window:
- the col4a5 gene encoding collagen alpha-5(IV) chain isoform X3 codes for MSQDAKSPRQLAAPLLLFLALCVAVQRSDSMSCHGCSGSKCECPNTKGTKGERGFPGLTGPPGVPGFPGPEGPIGPRGEKGSDGPMGPGGPKGIRGPSGLPGFPGTPGLPGLPGQDGPPGPRGVPGCNGTKGERGLPGGGGIPGQQGRPGPPGLPGPKGDPGDVISTNRFGEKGAVGLPGLPGVPGTPGPAGLQGPLGPPGPRGYEGRPGPPGPPGPKGNMGLNFQGPKGEKGDPGLPGPPGPPGQVGEQKRPPETEIQRGDKGDPGVPGPRGDPGYPGPPGPSGGQKGDKGEPGEAGKRGKPGKDGDPGSPGFPGVKGESGLPGPPGRDGERGFKGEPGYPGPPGAVIGSQTGTQPGPKGDSGYPGTPGSKGERGPQGLTGPPGAPGIPAIGGGGQPGQPGFPGERGQKGEAGVPGVSLPGPPGRQGAPGPQGSPGLPGPPGFSTAGQNCIPGEPGRPGVQGERGYPGETGQKGEKGDTCVNCYGETSALPGPQGPPGPPGFPGNPGPQGVKGDRGFPGIPGGVGPSGAPGPQGSPGYPGEKGDPGDAISVSGVRGEKGDTGFPGPPGLPGLDGRPGRDGLPGSPGPKGAPGSLQVKGERGLPGDPGSPGIPGDRGPPGPPGFGPQGPSGEKGIQGVSGRPGGPGAPGAKGEPGLSVAEKGLPGPRGQDGEPGLPGSPGNPGQPGQPGFPGLPGAKGDPGLPGIGLPGPPGAKGFPGIPGQPGSPGGPGRPGVDGLPGQPGIPGSKGEPGFGLPGPPGLPGVPGSKGFPGPKGDSGFPGSPGSPGRSGFDGAPGAKGDPGIPGTPGARGPPGPTTIGSVGQPGPPGPPGPMGPPGEKGFPGSNGAKGDPGPPGLDIPGLPGDRGTPGFPGSPGPPGTPGPPGGPGRDGLPGLPGTKGDMGPMGPPGPSGGPGGPGGPGAPGFKGEPGFPGRDGTPGGPGGKGERGDPGVMGPPGATVTSAVTKGDKGDPGLPGSPGFPGQKGISGLSGDPGLPGSDGRPGLPGPPGPKGDAGIPGGPGSPGGPGPKGAMGEMGIPGPAGQKGLTGQPGRSGTPGQPGGPGFPGAKGEPGSAGVGPPGPAGLKGEPGQPGFPGAPGLKGTPGSPGLPGLPGGPGAKGDPGLPGFQGPPGVSGPKGLDGGPGAPGLSGAPGRPGEPGRPGGPGLPGEKGQAGRDGIPGPAGVKGDPGLPGYGGPGPSGLPGLPGAKGDPGPPGGPGTPGFPGTKGEAGFPGSPGSSGNPGPPGPPGLALQGPKGLQGPPGPPGRAGPPGPEGVRGPAGSGGVKGEKGIPGAPGQPGFAGSKGDPGTPGFPGSPGLPGATGVKGDIGLPGVPGFPGPKGDPGSPGGAGLRGDPGEVGPTGPPGDPGVPPAPIVVKGERGPPGPQGQPGSRGLPGSQGRDGLPGQPGDPGDPGLEGPPGFSGPPGRKGDSGPAGQPGQQGYPGPPGSDGPQGSPGLPGSVSAAHGFLITRHSQGQDVPFCPEGTNPIYDGYSLLYVQGNERAHGQDLGSAGSCLRRFSTMPFMFCNINNVCNFASRNDYSYWLSTPEPMPMSMAPITGESIKPFISRCSVCEAPAMVIAVHSQTIQIPDCPDKWSSLWIGYSFMMHTSAGAEGSGQALASPGSCLEEFRSAPFIECHGRGTCNYYGNSYSFWLATVEPSEMFRKPQSETFKAGNLRTRVSRCVVCMKST; via the exons TCTTGCCACGGATGTTCGGGATCCAAATGTGAGTGTCCAAACACAAAAGGAACCAAG GGTGAGCGGGGTTTTCCAGGTCTCACCGGACCTCCAGGAGTCCCAGGATTCCCCGGACCTGAAGGGCCCATTGGAcccagaggagagaag GGTAGCGATGGACCTATGGGACCGGGTGGTCCGAAAGGAATAAGA GGGCCGTCTGGACTGCCAGGCTTCCCAGGAACGCCAGGACTTCCA GGTCTGCCCGGGCAGGACGGACCTCCGGGGCCGAGAGGAGTGCCAGGATGCAACGGCACAAAG GGTGAGAGGGGTctcccaggaggaggaggaatccCCGGACAGCAGGGACGGCCG GGTCCACCTGGTCTTCCAGGACCAAAG GGCGACCCGGGCGATGTGATCTCCACCAACCGCTTCGGAGAGAAAGGAGCAGTGGGGCTGCCCGGACTTCCAGGAGTTCCT GGCACACCCGGACCCGCCGGTTTACAGGGGCCACTCGGCCCTCCAGGACCCAGAGGCTACGAG GGTCGTCCAGGTCCTCCCGGTCCTCCCGGACCAAAG gGAAACATGGGACTGAACTTCCAAGGACCCAAAGGAGAGAAG gGTGATCCCGGTCTGCCAGGACCTCCTGGTCCTCCCGGACAAGTGGGAGAACAGAAGAGGCCACCTGAGACGGAGAtccagagaggagacaag ggcGACCCAGGAGTTCCAGGACCAAGAGGCGATCCAGGCTATCCAGGACCTCCT GGTCCTTCAGGAGGACAGAAAGGAGACAAGGGAGAACCAGGAGAAGCAGGCAAACGC GGCAAACCAGGCAAAGATGGAGACCCTGGTTCTCCAGGATTCCCT GGAGTCAAAGGAGAGTCAGGCCTTCCAGGTCCTCCAggcagggatggagagaga GGATTCAAAGGTGAACCTGGATATCCAGGCCCACCAGGAGCG GTGATTGGCTCACAGACAGGAACTCAGCCCGGCCCTAAAGGCGATTCTGGGTACCCCGGAACTCCTGGATccaaaggagagagagggccACAAG GTTTAACAGGCCCTCCAGGAGCACCAGGAATTCCAGCtattggtggtggtggtcagCCTGGACAACCAGGCTTCCCAGGAGAGAGAGGTCAGAAGGGTGAAGCTGGCGTTCCAGGGGTATCTCTGCCTGGTCCCCCAGGACGTCAAGGGGCTCCTGGTCCTCAGGGTTCACCAGGTCTCCCTGGACCGCCAGGCTTTTCCACAGCAGGACAAAACTGCATCCCTGGAGAACCCGGGCGTCCCGgtgtgcagggagagagaggttaCCCTGGAGAGACAGGCCAGAAAG GTGAAAAGGGAGACACTTGTGTGAACTGCTATGGTGAAACCAGTGCCCTTCCAGGTCCCCAGGGACCTCCAGGACCACCTGGATTCCCAG GAAATCCTGGCCCCCAGGGTGTCAAAGGAGACAGAGGATTTCCAGGAATACCTGGTGGTGTTGGACCTTCT GGTGCTCCTGGTCCACAAGGTTCTCCAGGATACCCCGGAGAGAAGGGAGACCCAGGTGATGCCATCTCAGTGAGTGGCGTACGGGGAGAGAAGGGCGACACCGGCTTCCCTGGACCACCTGGTCTGCCCGGCCTGGATGGTCGACCCGGTCGTGACGGACTGCCTGGAAGTCCTGGACCCAAAGGAGCTCCT GGCTCTTTGCAAGTGAAAGGAGAACGAGGGCTCCCCGGTGATCCAGGTTCCCCAGGTATTCCGGGAGACAGGGGTCCACCAGGACCACCTGGCTTTGGACCTCAGGGGCCCTCAGGAGAGAAGGGTATCCAGGGTGTATCAGGAAGACCAGGAGGTCCTGGAGCACCCG GTGCTAAAGGTGAACCAGGCCTGTCAGTCGCTGAGAAAGGCTTACCAGGACCCAGAGGACAGGATGGAGAACCAGGACTGCCCGGCTCACCAG GTAACCCAGGTCAGCCTGGACAGCCTGGATTCCCCGGTTTACCAGGAGCCAAGGGTGATCCTGGACTCCCTGGCATCGGACTCCCAGGACCCCCAGGTGCTAAAG GATTCCCAGGTATCCCCGGACAGCCAGGATCTCCTGGAGGACCAGGCAGACCAGGAGTTGATGGACTTCCCGGCCAGCCTGGAATACCTGGATCCAAG GGCGAGCCTGGCTTTGGTCTTCCTGGCCCTCCAGGTTTACCAGGAGTACCTGGATCTAAAGGATTCCCCGGACCAAAGGGAGATTCTGGTTTCCCTGGCAGCCCTGGTTCACCTGGACGATCTGGATTTGACGGCGCTCCAGGAGCTAAAG GCGATCCGGGCATACCTGGTACACCTGGAGCTCGTGGACCACCTGGACCCACCACCATTGGCTCAGTGGGACAACCTGGCCCACCTGGTCCTCCTGGCCCAATGGGACCACCAG GCGAGAAAG GATTCCCTGGATCAAATGGCGCAAAGGGAGACCCTGGTCCTCCAGGTCTAGACATCCCAGGTCTGCCTGGCGACCGAGGAACTCCTGGTTTCCCAGGTTCCCCAGGACCACCCGGAACCCCAGGACCTCCCGGAGGACCAGGACGTGATGGCCTGCCTGGACTGCCAG gtACCAAAGGTGACATGGGTCCCATGGGACCTCCAGGACCCTCTGGAGGACCAGGAGGCCCAGGAGGGCCTGGTGCTCCTGGCTTTAAAG GTGAACCTGGATTCCCTGGCAGAGACGGCACACCTGGCGGTCCCGGTGGTAAAGGAGAGAGAGGCGACCCAGGTGTTATGGGACCCCCGGGAGCTACCGTGACATCAGCAGTCACAAAGGGAGACAAAGGAGATCCTGGACTACCAG GTTCACCAGGTTTTCCAGGTCAGAAAGGcatctctggtctctctggtgATCCTGGACTGCCGGGATCAGATGGACGCCCTGGACTCCCCGGACCACCAG GTCCTAAGGGAGATGCTGGAATCCCAGGAGGCCCAGGCAGTCCTGGAGGTCCAGGACCTAAAGGCGCTATGGGAGAAATGGGAATACCAG gacCAGCAGGGCAGAAGGGTCTAACAGGTCAGCCAGGAAGGTCTGGAACCCCAGGACAGCCAGGAGGACCTGGTTTCCCTGGAGCCAAAGGTGAACCAGGCTCTGCCGGCGTTGGACCACCTGGACCTGCTGGACTCAAG GGTGAACCTGGCCAGCCAGGGTTCCCGGGAGCTCCAGGACTGAAAGGAACTCCAGGATCACCTGGTCTCCCAGGTTTACCAGGAGGGCCAGGTGCCAAAGGTGACCCTGGTCTGCCAGGATTCCAAG GTCCTCCTGGTGTCTCTGGCCCTAAGGGTCTCGATGGTGGGCCTGGTGCCCCAGGTCTCAGTGGAGCTCCCGGCAGACCAGGAGAGCCTGGCCGACCAGGAGGACCAGGGTTGCCAGGAGAGAAGGGTCAGGCCGGTCGGGACGGGATCCCAGGACCAGCTGGAGTGAAAGGAGATCCTG GTCTTCCTGGTTATGGTGGTCCTGGTCCATCTGGTCTTCCAGGGTTGCCAG GTGCGAAGGGAGACCCAGGTCCTCCAGGAGGACCTGGCACACCTGGTTTCCCCGGCACTAAAGGAGAGGCTGGTTTCCCTGGTTCTCCTGGTTCTAGTGGCAACCCCGGCCCACCTGGGCCCCCAGGACTTGCTCTACAGGGCCCCAAAGGACTTCAAGGACCTCCTGGACCACCTGGAAGAGCAG GTCCACCTGGCCCGGAGGGTGTCCGTGGGCCAGCAGGAAGTGGTGGTGTGAAGGGAGAGAAGGGTATTCCTGGTGCTCCTGGCCAGCCAGGCTTCGCCGGATCAAAGGGAGATCCTGGTACTCCTGGATTCCCA GGTTCACCCGGTCTTCCTGGTGCTACTGGTGTGAAGGGAGATATCGGTCTGCCTGGTGTTCCTGGCTTCCCTG GACCAAAGGGAGACCCAGGAAGTCCTGGTGGTGCCGGTCTTCGTGGTGATCCTGGAGAAGTTGGACCCACAG GACCTCCTGGTGACCCTGGTGTACCTCCAGCACCCATTGTGGTGAAGGGAGAGCGAGGACCACCTGGTCCTCAAGGCCAGCCTGGTAGTCGAGGACTTCCTGGTTCTCAAGGACGTGATGGACTTCCAG GTCAGCCTGGTGACCCTGGAGATCCTGGTTTGGAGGGTCCTCCTGGCTTCAGCGGTCCACCTGGCAGGAAGGGAGACAGTGGACCGGCCGGTCAACCTG GTCAGCAAGGCTACCCTGGTCCCCCTGGTTCAGATGGTCCACAAGGTTCTCCTGGTCTACCAGGATCAGTGTCTGCGGCTCATGGCTTCCTCATCACCCGCCACAGCCAGGGTCAGGATGTTCCTTTCTGTCCTGAGGGAACTAACCCCATCTATGACGGTTACTCCTTGCTCTATGTGCAGGGTAACGAGAGGGCACACGGACAGGATCTTG GCTCTGCCGGCAGCTGTCTGCGCAGGTTCAGCACCATGCCCTTCATGTTCTGCAACATCAACAATGTCTGCAATTTCGCCTCCCGCAATGACTACTCCTACTGGCTGTCCACGCCTGAGCCCATGCCCATGTCCATGGCCCCCATCACCGGAGAGAGCATCAAGCCTTTCATCAGCAG GTGTTCAGTATGTGAAGCTCCAGCCATGGTGATTGCAGTCCACAGTCAGACAATCCAGATTCCAGATTGCCCTGACAAATGGTCCTCTCTGTGGATTGGATATTCCTTCATGATG CACACTAGCGCAGGAGCAGAGGGCTCCGGTCAGGCCTTGGCCTCACCCGGCTCCTGCCTGGAGGAGTTCCGCAGCGCTCCCTTCATAGAGTGCCACGGCAGAGGGACATGCAACTACTACGGCAACTCCTACAGCTTCTGGCTGGCAACTGTAGAACCCTCAGAGATGTTCAG GAAGCCCCAGTCGGAGACTTTTAAAGCGGGTAACCTACGGACGCGCGTCAGCCGCTGCGTGGTCTGCATGAAGAGTACGTAA
- the col4a5 gene encoding collagen alpha-5(IV) chain isoform X5 codes for MSQDAKSPRQLAAPLLLFLALCVAVQRSDSMSCHGCSGSKCECPNTKGTKGERGFPGLTGPPGVPGFPGPEGPIGPRGEKGSDGPMGPGGPKGIRGPSGLPGFPGTPGLPGLPGQDGPPGPRGVPGCNGTKGERGLPGGGGIPGQQGRPGPPGLPGPKGDPGDVISTNRFGEKGAVGLPGLPGVPGTPGPAGLQGPLGPPGPRGYEGRPGPPGPPGPKGNMGLNFQGPKGEKGDPGLPGPPGPPGQVGEQKRPPETEIQRGDKGDPGVPGPRGDPGYPGPPGPSGGQKGDKGEPGEAGKRGKPGKDGDPGSPGFPGVKGESGLPGPPGRDGERGFKGEPGYPGPPGAVIGSQTGTQPGPKGDSGYPGTPGSKGERGPQGLTGPPGAPGIPAIGGGGQPGQPGFPGERGQKGEAGVPGVSLPGPPGRQGAPGPQGSPGLPGPPGFSTAGQNCIPGEPGRPGVQGERGYPGETGQKGEKGDTCVNCYGETSALPGPQGPPGPPGFPGNPGPQGVKGDRGFPGIPGGVGPSGAPGPQGSPGYPGEKGDPGDAISVSGVRGEKGDTGFPGPPGLPGLDGRPGRDGLPGSPGPKGAPGSLQVKGERGLPGDPGSPGIPGDRGPPGPPGFGPQGPSGEKGIQGVSGRPGGPGAPGAKGEPGLSVAEKGLPGPRGQDGEPGLPGSPGNPGQPGQPGFPGLPGAKGDPGLPGIGLPGPPGAKGFPGIPGQPGSPGGPGRPGVDGLPGQPGIPGSKGEPGFGLPGPPGLPGVPGSKGFPGPKGDSGFPGSPGSPGRSGFDGAPGAKGDPGIPGTPGARGPPGPTTIGSVGQPGPPGPPGPMGPPGFPGSNGAKGDPGPPGLDIPGLPGDRGTPGFPGSPGPPGTPGPPGGPGRDGLPGLPGTKGDMGPMGPPGPSGGPGGPGGPGAPGFKGEPGFPGRDGTPGGPGGKGERGDPGVMGPPGATVTSAVTKGDKGDPGLPGSPGFPGQKGISGLSGDPGLPGSDGRPGLPGPPGPKGDAGIPGGPGSPGGPGPKGAMGEMGIPGPAGQKGLTGQPGRSGTPGQPGGPGFPGAKGEPGSAGVGPPGPAGLKGEPGQPGFPGAPGLKGTPGSPGLPGLPGGPGAKGDPGLPGFQGPPGVSGPKGLDGGPGAPGLSGAPGRPGEPGRPGGPGLPGEKGQAGRDGIPGPAGVKGDPGLPGYGGPGPSGLPGLPGAKGDPGPPGGPGTPGFPGTKGEAGFPGSPGSSGNPGPPGPPGLALQGPKGLQGPPGPPGRAGPPGPEGVRGPAGSGGVKGEKGIPGAPGQPGFAGSKGDPGTPGFPGSPGLPGATGVKGDIGLPGVPGFPGPKGDPGSPGGAGLRGDPGEVGPTGPPGDPGVPPAPIVVKGERGPPGPQGQPGSRGLPGSQGRDGLPGQPGDPGDPGLEGPPGFSGPPGRKGDSGPAGQPGQQGYPGPPGSDGPQGSPGLPGSVSAAHGFLITRHSQGQDVPFCPEGTNPIYDGYSLLYVQGNERAHGQDLGSAGSCLRRFSTMPFMFCNINNVCNFASRNDYSYWLSTPEPMPMSMAPITGESIKPFISRCSVCEAPAMVIAVHSQTIQIPDCPDKWSSLWIGYSFMMHTSAGAEGSGQALASPGSCLEEFRSAPFIECHGRGTCNYYGNSYSFWLATVEPSEMFRKPQSETFKAGNLRTRVSRCVVCMKST; via the exons TCTTGCCACGGATGTTCGGGATCCAAATGTGAGTGTCCAAACACAAAAGGAACCAAG GGTGAGCGGGGTTTTCCAGGTCTCACCGGACCTCCAGGAGTCCCAGGATTCCCCGGACCTGAAGGGCCCATTGGAcccagaggagagaag GGTAGCGATGGACCTATGGGACCGGGTGGTCCGAAAGGAATAAGA GGGCCGTCTGGACTGCCAGGCTTCCCAGGAACGCCAGGACTTCCA GGTCTGCCCGGGCAGGACGGACCTCCGGGGCCGAGAGGAGTGCCAGGATGCAACGGCACAAAG GGTGAGAGGGGTctcccaggaggaggaggaatccCCGGACAGCAGGGACGGCCG GGTCCACCTGGTCTTCCAGGACCAAAG GGCGACCCGGGCGATGTGATCTCCACCAACCGCTTCGGAGAGAAAGGAGCAGTGGGGCTGCCCGGACTTCCAGGAGTTCCT GGCACACCCGGACCCGCCGGTTTACAGGGGCCACTCGGCCCTCCAGGACCCAGAGGCTACGAG GGTCGTCCAGGTCCTCCCGGTCCTCCCGGACCAAAG gGAAACATGGGACTGAACTTCCAAGGACCCAAAGGAGAGAAG gGTGATCCCGGTCTGCCAGGACCTCCTGGTCCTCCCGGACAAGTGGGAGAACAGAAGAGGCCACCTGAGACGGAGAtccagagaggagacaag ggcGACCCAGGAGTTCCAGGACCAAGAGGCGATCCAGGCTATCCAGGACCTCCT GGTCCTTCAGGAGGACAGAAAGGAGACAAGGGAGAACCAGGAGAAGCAGGCAAACGC GGCAAACCAGGCAAAGATGGAGACCCTGGTTCTCCAGGATTCCCT GGAGTCAAAGGAGAGTCAGGCCTTCCAGGTCCTCCAggcagggatggagagaga GGATTCAAAGGTGAACCTGGATATCCAGGCCCACCAGGAGCG GTGATTGGCTCACAGACAGGAACTCAGCCCGGCCCTAAAGGCGATTCTGGGTACCCCGGAACTCCTGGATccaaaggagagagagggccACAAG GTTTAACAGGCCCTCCAGGAGCACCAGGAATTCCAGCtattggtggtggtggtcagCCTGGACAACCAGGCTTCCCAGGAGAGAGAGGTCAGAAGGGTGAAGCTGGCGTTCCAGGGGTATCTCTGCCTGGTCCCCCAGGACGTCAAGGGGCTCCTGGTCCTCAGGGTTCACCAGGTCTCCCTGGACCGCCAGGCTTTTCCACAGCAGGACAAAACTGCATCCCTGGAGAACCCGGGCGTCCCGgtgtgcagggagagagaggttaCCCTGGAGAGACAGGCCAGAAAG GTGAAAAGGGAGACACTTGTGTGAACTGCTATGGTGAAACCAGTGCCCTTCCAGGTCCCCAGGGACCTCCAGGACCACCTGGATTCCCAG GAAATCCTGGCCCCCAGGGTGTCAAAGGAGACAGAGGATTTCCAGGAATACCTGGTGGTGTTGGACCTTCT GGTGCTCCTGGTCCACAAGGTTCTCCAGGATACCCCGGAGAGAAGGGAGACCCAGGTGATGCCATCTCAGTGAGTGGCGTACGGGGAGAGAAGGGCGACACCGGCTTCCCTGGACCACCTGGTCTGCCCGGCCTGGATGGTCGACCCGGTCGTGACGGACTGCCTGGAAGTCCTGGACCCAAAGGAGCTCCT GGCTCTTTGCAAGTGAAAGGAGAACGAGGGCTCCCCGGTGATCCAGGTTCCCCAGGTATTCCGGGAGACAGGGGTCCACCAGGACCACCTGGCTTTGGACCTCAGGGGCCCTCAGGAGAGAAGGGTATCCAGGGTGTATCAGGAAGACCAGGAGGTCCTGGAGCACCCG GTGCTAAAGGTGAACCAGGCCTGTCAGTCGCTGAGAAAGGCTTACCAGGACCCAGAGGACAGGATGGAGAACCAGGACTGCCCGGCTCACCAG GTAACCCAGGTCAGCCTGGACAGCCTGGATTCCCCGGTTTACCAGGAGCCAAGGGTGATCCTGGACTCCCTGGCATCGGACTCCCAGGACCCCCAGGTGCTAAAG GATTCCCAGGTATCCCCGGACAGCCAGGATCTCCTGGAGGACCAGGCAGACCAGGAGTTGATGGACTTCCCGGCCAGCCTGGAATACCTGGATCCAAG GGCGAGCCTGGCTTTGGTCTTCCTGGCCCTCCAGGTTTACCAGGAGTACCTGGATCTAAAGGATTCCCCGGACCAAAGGGAGATTCTGGTTTCCCTGGCAGCCCTGGTTCACCTGGACGATCTGGATTTGACGGCGCTCCAGGAGCTAAAG GCGATCCGGGCATACCTGGTACACCTGGAGCTCGTGGACCACCTGGACCCACCACCATTGGCTCAGTGGGACAACCTGGCCCACCTGGTCCTCCTGGCCCAATGGGACCACCAG GATTCCCTGGATCAAATGGCGCAAAGGGAGACCCTGGTCCTCCAGGTCTAGACATCCCAGGTCTGCCTGGCGACCGAGGAACTCCTGGTTTCCCAGGTTCCCCAGGACCACCCGGAACCCCAGGACCTCCCGGAGGACCAGGACGTGATGGCCTGCCTGGACTGCCAG gtACCAAAGGTGACATGGGTCCCATGGGACCTCCAGGACCCTCTGGAGGACCAGGAGGCCCAGGAGGGCCTGGTGCTCCTGGCTTTAAAG GTGAACCTGGATTCCCTGGCAGAGACGGCACACCTGGCGGTCCCGGTGGTAAAGGAGAGAGAGGCGACCCAGGTGTTATGGGACCCCCGGGAGCTACCGTGACATCAGCAGTCACAAAGGGAGACAAAGGAGATCCTGGACTACCAG GTTCACCAGGTTTTCCAGGTCAGAAAGGcatctctggtctctctggtgATCCTGGACTGCCGGGATCAGATGGACGCCCTGGACTCCCCGGACCACCAG GTCCTAAGGGAGATGCTGGAATCCCAGGAGGCCCAGGCAGTCCTGGAGGTCCAGGACCTAAAGGCGCTATGGGAGAAATGGGAATACCAG gacCAGCAGGGCAGAAGGGTCTAACAGGTCAGCCAGGAAGGTCTGGAACCCCAGGACAGCCAGGAGGACCTGGTTTCCCTGGAGCCAAAGGTGAACCAGGCTCTGCCGGCGTTGGACCACCTGGACCTGCTGGACTCAAG GGTGAACCTGGCCAGCCAGGGTTCCCGGGAGCTCCAGGACTGAAAGGAACTCCAGGATCACCTGGTCTCCCAGGTTTACCAGGAGGGCCAGGTGCCAAAGGTGACCCTGGTCTGCCAGGATTCCAAG GTCCTCCTGGTGTCTCTGGCCCTAAGGGTCTCGATGGTGGGCCTGGTGCCCCAGGTCTCAGTGGAGCTCCCGGCAGACCAGGAGAGCCTGGCCGACCAGGAGGACCAGGGTTGCCAGGAGAGAAGGGTCAGGCCGGTCGGGACGGGATCCCAGGACCAGCTGGAGTGAAAGGAGATCCTG GTCTTCCTGGTTATGGTGGTCCTGGTCCATCTGGTCTTCCAGGGTTGCCAG GTGCGAAGGGAGACCCAGGTCCTCCAGGAGGACCTGGCACACCTGGTTTCCCCGGCACTAAAGGAGAGGCTGGTTTCCCTGGTTCTCCTGGTTCTAGTGGCAACCCCGGCCCACCTGGGCCCCCAGGACTTGCTCTACAGGGCCCCAAAGGACTTCAAGGACCTCCTGGACCACCTGGAAGAGCAG GTCCACCTGGCCCGGAGGGTGTCCGTGGGCCAGCAGGAAGTGGTGGTGTGAAGGGAGAGAAGGGTATTCCTGGTGCTCCTGGCCAGCCAGGCTTCGCCGGATCAAAGGGAGATCCTGGTACTCCTGGATTCCCA GGTTCACCCGGTCTTCCTGGTGCTACTGGTGTGAAGGGAGATATCGGTCTGCCTGGTGTTCCTGGCTTCCCTG GACCAAAGGGAGACCCAGGAAGTCCTGGTGGTGCCGGTCTTCGTGGTGATCCTGGAGAAGTTGGACCCACAG GACCTCCTGGTGACCCTGGTGTACCTCCAGCACCCATTGTGGTGAAGGGAGAGCGAGGACCACCTGGTCCTCAAGGCCAGCCTGGTAGTCGAGGACTTCCTGGTTCTCAAGGACGTGATGGACTTCCAG GTCAGCCTGGTGACCCTGGAGATCCTGGTTTGGAGGGTCCTCCTGGCTTCAGCGGTCCACCTGGCAGGAAGGGAGACAGTGGACCGGCCGGTCAACCTG GTCAGCAAGGCTACCCTGGTCCCCCTGGTTCAGATGGTCCACAAGGTTCTCCTGGTCTACCAGGATCAGTGTCTGCGGCTCATGGCTTCCTCATCACCCGCCACAGCCAGGGTCAGGATGTTCCTTTCTGTCCTGAGGGAACTAACCCCATCTATGACGGTTACTCCTTGCTCTATGTGCAGGGTAACGAGAGGGCACACGGACAGGATCTTG GCTCTGCCGGCAGCTGTCTGCGCAGGTTCAGCACCATGCCCTTCATGTTCTGCAACATCAACAATGTCTGCAATTTCGCCTCCCGCAATGACTACTCCTACTGGCTGTCCACGCCTGAGCCCATGCCCATGTCCATGGCCCCCATCACCGGAGAGAGCATCAAGCCTTTCATCAGCAG GTGTTCAGTATGTGAAGCTCCAGCCATGGTGATTGCAGTCCACAGTCAGACAATCCAGATTCCAGATTGCCCTGACAAATGGTCCTCTCTGTGGATTGGATATTCCTTCATGATG CACACTAGCGCAGGAGCAGAGGGCTCCGGTCAGGCCTTGGCCTCACCCGGCTCCTGCCTGGAGGAGTTCCGCAGCGCTCCCTTCATAGAGTGCCACGGCAGAGGGACATGCAACTACTACGGCAACTCCTACAGCTTCTGGCTGGCAACTGTAGAACCCTCAGAGATGTTCAG GAAGCCCCAGTCGGAGACTTTTAAAGCGGGTAACCTACGGACGCGCGTCAGCCGCTGCGTGGTCTGCATGAAGAGTACGTAA